The sequence below is a genomic window from Desulfobulbus oligotrophicus.
AAAGAAGGACAGTGCATATCACCGGCACGGTAAACGGAGATATTGTCTTGCCAGGGTTTTTATCTCAAAAACACGAACACGATTTTCCTGATACAAATGTAAGGTATTCTGTATGTCTATGTCTCTTATTTATCACAAGATAGGACCGGCTGGTGTTGTGCTTGTGCTTCTTTCCTTTGCAGCCCTGTATTTTTCCATAAAAAATGTGACGTTGCTGCTGCTTATCAACAGAGATTTTCGTCAACGTTTCAGCAAAATAGAGTCCGGCGAACTGTCGTATTCCTCCGAACTGCACAGGCCGCAGAATCCGCTCAGTGGTATTATTGCGGCGGTTGTAGAGACACATGCCACCCACTCCAACGATATCCGTGCTGAAGTGGCGTATCTGTTCCACCGTAACTTTGAGCGTATCAACCGCGACATCACCTGGCTCAAGCTCATCTCGGTCATTGCTCCGCTGCTGGGATTATTGGGAACCATGCTCGGGATGGTCGCCGTGTTCCGTGAACTTGCAGCCGGGGCAGGAGCCGCCAACGCAGCCACGTTGGCCAACGGTATCTGGGAAGCACTCATCACAACCATCATGGGGCTGACAGTTGCTGTGCCGACGTTGGTTGTTTTTTATTTTTTGAGTCTGAAAATGAAAGGCTTTCATATTGAGGCCATTGAGCACAGCTACCGTGCTGTGCATCTGTTCCAGCGCAACTGTCCCCATGCCAGGACAGTACACGAAGCAGAATCCTCATCTCAAGGCAGATGCCCCATGAGCGGGCAGGACGGAAAAACAGTTTTGCAAAGCGACTGTCCTTCTGTGGAAGCGGTCTGAAAACGCCGCCGGTAACAGGTAAATTATGTGTTCAGAGGATTGGTTATGTCGGAAACGTTTTCTTTTGAAGATGAAATTGATGCCAATATTGATCTGACGCCACTGATCGATACGGTATTTATGCTGCTGATCTTTTTCATTATGGCGACCAGCTTTTCCAAGCCGGTGCTTGAGGTTGCCCTGCAGGAGGCCCAGGGAGCTGTTGTTCAGGAAAGGGAAGAGGAGCCGCTCACCATCACGGTGACCGGAGATGGTCGTATTATGTGCAACGATGAGGAAACATCCCTGGAAGATTTTGAGTCGGTTATCGCTGCCCGCCCTGAAGGGGAGGCCGTGGTGTTTAATGTGGATAAAACAGCGAACTTCGGCATCTTTGTGCATTTGCTGGATATAGCAAAGAAGAATGGTCAGACTGATTTCGCCATTATCACGGCTCAGGAAGAGAAGCCATGAGTACGACTGCCTGTGCCTCTTTTGTATATGGCCGTACGTCTCGGGTCGTCGGCCTGGCTGGAGCGTTAACCGGCCACGGCGGGCTGGTGATTCTGGCTCTGTTGTTTTTATCGCAGACGCCTGCAATACCTTTGCCGCCGCCTGTTGAAGCGACAACCATTGCTCTGCAGGTTGTTGCTCCACAAAAAAAAGTATCACAACCGGCGCCGGTAGAGCCGCCAAAGCCTGTGCCTGTGTCCAAACCAGCAGTACAGCCGGCAAAATCAGCACCCATAGAGCCTGTAAAGCCAAAGTGCGCCGTGACGCCGCCTGTTCCCAAACCGGCGTTACAGCCGTTACCGGAACCTGCGCATTCTGCTGTTCAGCAAAGTTCCGAGCCTGCACCTGTGCCAGCTCCCCGGCCTGTCACGCAACCGGCGCAGATGGCAAACACCGGGCAACCAACCGCTCCACCTGACACACAGGCCAAACAGACGCTGCTTTCCTATCTGGTGGCACAGATTGAAAAACATAAACGCTATCCTGCCCAGGCGCGGCGAAGGGGTATTGAGGGGACTGTACGGATGAAAGTTTCCATTGATTCGGCAGGCAATCTTCTTGCCATAAGCGTGCTGGATGGTGCAGACCCGCTGTTGGCAAAGGCAACGCAATCCGTTGCCAACAAGATCCGGGAGCAGTGGAAAAGCTCCGGCAGCGGTGCGTCTGTGTCTGTCATCGTACCGCTCAGGTACTCCCTTGTGGAATAAATGCCTGGGCGTAAGCAGGTTCGTTCAAAACTTTAATATGTGTATAAAGCGCAGCTGTGCAGCGAATCGCCCGGGTTGTTGCTCCTTAAACCATTGAAATTGCACGACTGCATTAACCACACGGGACACCAGAGTCATTCTGCGCGGAATGACATCAACCTGACTCAGACATCACCCTGTCACCTGCAACGGTCATTCTGCGCGAAGGACGCACAGCGGCCGTAGTCGCAGAATCTATCGTCCTTGATGTGCCAAACGTGGACTCCACGACTGTACCGCATTCTGCGTGGAATGACATCAACCTGACTCAGACATCACCCCCGTCACCGACAACGGTCATTCTGCACGAAGGGCGCGCAGCGGCCGTAGTCGCAGAATCCATACAATCCAGACTCAAATCTTTCCAATCCGGATTATTTTGCTCAATCAAAGCAATTTTCCAGGCTCTTTTTCTGTTTTGATTTTTTTCTCCAATTCGATAGCAGCATGGATATCTTCTCCAGATTCGTACCAAACCAGCATATGCACAGTATATTTTGCGCTGAAGCTTTCAGTGTGTGTTTTGTTTTTATGTTCATATATACGGTGCTCCAGGTTACTGGTCACTCCGGTGTAAAGCGTTCCATTTCGTTTGCTGGCGAGAATCGGGGTGGAGGTGTGTTTCTCTTCCATGTGGCGTTCCTGCATAAAACTGGATTCCGCGACTACGCGCGGAATGACTAGTGTTCTGTTTGGTTCATATCGTCTTTTAATTTTCAAGGAACTTCTGAAGCCATATGTCAGAACTGCGAGGTCAGAAGAAGGAAGGCTGCACCTGAAACCCTTGAAATTGCATGACTGAACTAACCGCACGGGACACTAGCTCAGACATCACCCTGTCACCCTGCAACGGTCATTCTGCGCGAAGGGCGCGCAGCGGCCGTAGTCGCAGAATCCATCATCCTTGATGTGCCAAACGTGGACTCCACAACTGCACCGCATTCTGCGCGAAATGACATCATTTTTTTTTACAATTTTGTATACCGGAAGCAGCCGTACTTATGGTATTGGCTGTCACAGTCTTTTCTTTGCAGTTTAAAAGGTCCATTGCGGGGTATGATAGGCCATACATGCGAAACACATGCTTATCGGCGGGTTGTCTGTGCAGGGGACCGTTGATGGCACTTGATTGTCTCTGCAAACATCTCCCGTTGTACACACCCCCATTGTCCAGAAACATCAGCTAAAAGCAGGTTGTCTACAGGTACCATGCACATGTATGCAAACACTATTGCCAGGGAACTTGGCATCCGGACTTCTCAGGTAAAAGTCGTCTCTGCCCTTCTTGATGACGGCGCCACCATCCCCTTTGTCGCCCGTTATCGGAGGGAGGCCACGGGCTCTCTTGATGAGACACAGATTACAGCTATCCGTGACAGAAGCGCCGACCTCCTCAATCTGGACAAACGCCGCTCCGCCATCCTTGCCTCACTTGCTGAGCGAGACCTCTTAACCAAGGATGTACAGCAGGCAATCGAGGCTGCGGCCGATCTGACCACGCTTGAAGACATCTATCTGCCTTACCGGCCCAAGCGAAAAACCAGGGCATCCATTGCCAAAGAAAAAGGCCTGGAGCCGCTGGCAACTGTGCTGTATGGCCAGAGTAAACAGCAGGTCGAGGTTGAACCTTTTGTAAATGCGGAAAAGGGTGTGGCCACGGTTGAAGAGGCCTTGGAAGGTGCCCGTGATATCATGGCCGAATGGATCAGTGAGGATGCCTCGATCCGTGCCGGTCTGCGGGATCTTTTTCAGCGCCGATCCACCATCACCTCAACTATTATCAAAGATCAGGAAGAGAAGGGCAGTAAGTTCAGGGATTATTTTGATTGGCAGGAGCCTGTCACCAAGGTGGCCGGCCATCGACTGCTGGCCATGTTCCGCGGTGAGCAGGAAAAAGTTCTCAGCCTTTTGTTTCGACCGCCCGAAGCCGACTCATTGGCTTTTCTGCACCGTTACCTGGTTCGTTCCACAGGTTTTGCCGGGCAGCAGGTGGCCCTTTCCCTTGAAGACAGCTACAAACGATTGCTGGCGCCTTCTCTGGAAAATGAACTGCGCCGAAACCTGAAAACACAGGCAGACCAGGAGGCCATTGCTGTGTTTGCCGAAAACCTGCGTGAGCTCCTTCTCGCTGCACCACTTGGGCAGAAGCGGACCATGGCCCTTGACCCTGGATTTCGAACCGGGGCAAAGCTGGTCTGTCTTGGTGAGCAGGGAGAACTGCTCCATTCCACAACCATTTATCCGGTGTTCTCCGGAAGACAGCAGGAAGAGGCAGCCCAGACAGTCCTGCAGCTCTGCCGGCAGTACCGCATTGAGGCCATTGCCATTGGCAACGGTACCGCCAGCCGGGAGACCGAAGCCTTTGTGCGGGGTTTACCGCTTGCACCGGAGGTGATTGTCACCATGGTCGATGAAAGCGGTGCCTCCATCTATTCGGCCTCAGAGGTGGCACGTGCGGAATTTCCCGACCATGACATCACGGTGCGCGGCGCTGTCTCCATTGGTCGGCGACTGCAGGATCCACTGGCCGAACTGGTCAAGCTCGATCCCAAGGTCATCGGCGTTGGTCAGTATCAGCATGATGTCAATCAAAAGGCATTGAAACAGAGCCTGGATGACGTGGTGATCAGTTGCGTGAACAAGGTTGGTGTCGAGGTCAACAGCGCCAGCAGGGAACTGCTGACCTATGTGTCAGGACTGGGCGAAACACTGGCAGCCAACATCCTGGCCCATCGCAGCGAGCACGGCGCCTTTACCACCAGAAGACAGCTGTTAAAGGTGCCCCGTCTCGGGAAGAAGGCATTTGAACAGTGCGCCGGTTTTTTACGTATCCACGACGGTAAAAACCCGTTGGATCGTTCAGGTGTGCATCCCGAACGCTACGACATTGTCGAGCAGATGGCAAAGGACTGCGGCTGCACCGTGGCAGCGCTCATCGAACAGGAACACCTGCGGCAACAGATTGATCTTACGCAATATGTAGACGATGAGGTCGGGCTGCCGACCCTGCAGGATATCATGGCCGAACTTGCCAAACCGGGTCGCGATCCACGACAGTCATTTACTGCCTTTGCCTTTGCCCCGGGGATTGAAAAGCTGGAGGATCTGCAGGAGGGCATGGTGCTGCCGGGTATTGTCACCAATGTGACCAGATTCGGGGCGTTTGTTGATGTCGGCGTGCACCAGGACGGTCTTGTGCATATCAGCCAGCTTGCTGATCGCTTTGTAAAGGATCCCGCCGAGGTGGTCAAGGTACGGCAGCAGGTGCAGGTGCGCGTTCTGGAGGTGGATACAAAGAGAAAACGCATTGCACTTTCCCTGCGCAACACCTAAGGCCTTGCGGCTACATCGCAGATGTTGCTGTTACGGTGCAGTCTGTGGTGTGGCCGCACTGATAAGCTGGTGGTCATAGCTGTCTGTGGTCGCAGCCTCAAGCAGCACCCAGGCAGCATCTTCGTAGGAGACAAAAGGCCCGGCATCCCGGTTAATCCGTATCGTTGCCTGCACGTCCGGGCTGCGGCGTCCGGTTCCCTGCATACGGCCCGGACAGAAGATAACATAGTTGATACCTGCCTTGCGGATGATATCAATACATGCACCATGAAGGGCGTAGGCCTGTTCAACCCAGCTGCCCAGGTGCTGCAGCTCTTTGTAATTCGGCGTGATACCGTCTTCAGCCATGACATTGGTTGTACCACCGGGCCAGCAGAGTTTTTTAACACCGTTGCGCTTCACAGCTGCTGCTAACTCACGGGCCAGATCAGGAGCCGCCCCTCGTCCTGAAAGAACAACATCAATATCCTGCATTGCTTTATCAAGCACCTGTGCATCTGTTCCATCACCAACATGGATGTTTTCCAGTTTGGCAAGGGTGGCTTCTCCAAGGTCATCCCGAAGCTTTTCCTGATTTCTCACCAGAACAGATACAGGCAGGTCGCGTTCCAACGCCTCCAGAACCAGGCATTTACCCAGACCCCCCACACCAACAATTAAAACACGCAAAGGCTTCATACTTCTCTCCGGATAAAAAGATATGGCGGCCTCTGGTTGCAGCCGCAAATCTGGAGTGCAGGCTGCGTTTGCAAGGCCAGGGAACGAACAGACCAGACAACAACTATACCTGGGCAACCGATACCACACAAGCATCCAGGCATCTGCAGCCGCCACTTTGTGTGGTCACCGGGCAAAACAGCAGACGACTCGTTGCATCTATTCTTCAATTGGAAAATGGCAAAGGAAAGGGAACGTATGGGGTAAAACTCATTTTCCAAACCATGCCAAAGGCGAAGTAGAAGCTGTGCACTCACTGCTGAGGGCCCGGCAGTGGCGGCAAGCCGAGTTCTTTAAGAAAGGCATTATGCTTTGTCGCTGCCGCCAGAATGTCTTTTTCAATGGCTGTCAGTTCCTGGTGTACGCTCGTCAGGTCGATTTCCGGTTCCGGTTCGGCGGTGCTGACATAGCGGGAGATGTTCAGGTTCCAGTCATTGGCCTTGACCTCATCCATCCCGACGCGCCGGGCATACCGCTTAATGGGCTCTTCCGGGCGCTCTTTATAGGTGTCGATAATCTTTGCAATGTGCTCTTTGTTGAGATGGTTCTGGCGCTTACCCTTTTCAAACTCCTTTTCCGCATTGATGAACAGCACGTCATCTGATTTTTTACACTTCTTGAGTACCAGAATACATACCGGGATACCTGTGGAATAAAACAGGTTGGCCGGCAGACCGATCACTGTGTCGATATTACCGTCTTCCAGCAACTTCCGGCGGATGCGTGCTTCTGCTCCGCCACGGAATAACACACCATGGGGCAGGATAATGGCCATTACGCCGTCATCCTTGAGGTAGTGGAATCCGTGCAGCAGAAAGGCAAAATCTGCTGCAGATTTTGGTGCAATGCCATGGTTTTTAAAGCGCATGTCTTCGCTGGCCTCGTCCCGCGGTTGCCAGCGATAGCTGAAGGGCGGATTGGCCACCACGGCATCAAACTTTGGTTTTTTTGCCGGGTTGGTCTCGCGCAGCCAGTCCCACTCGTTTGTAAGCGTGTTGCCATGATAGATCTCAAACTCGGTATCCTTCACCCCGTGCAGCAGCATGTTCATTCGTGCCAGGTTATAGGTGGTAACGTTGTACTCCTGGCCATAGATTTTGCCAATGGTGCCCCCGGCCGCGAGCATACGCCGCCGCACATTCAAGAGCAGCGAACCCGAGCCGCAGGCGAAGTCTAAAACGTTATTGAGTTTATGCCGTGGACCGGTCTCCGGCGATTGACTGTCCAGAATAACAATGCCGGAAAGAATGTCAGATATCCGCTGCGGTGTGTAGAATTCGCCGGCTTTTTTGCCTGAGCCGGCAGCAAACTGATCCAGTAAGTACTCATAAGCGTTGCCGAGCATGTCTGTATCAATCGAGAACTCAGCCAGCTCTTCGGCAATCCGCTTGATAATGGTGCAGAGTTTGTCGTTGCGATCGGTATAGGTTTTGCCAAGCTTATCCGAGGCCAGGTTGATCTCGGAAAACAATCCGGCAAAAGTGCTTCCAAAGGACTCGTTCTCAATGTACTTGAATCCTGCCTGCAGGGTGTTCAGCAGTTCGTTGTTCTGTGTGTTGGCAAGGTAGGCAATGCTGGTCCACAGGTATTCGGGCTTGATGACATAGTGAGCCTTGCGGCGCATCTGTTTTTCAAACATCTCAATGTCATCCGGGTTTTCCTCATACCACACTGACAGGGATGTGCGTCCGCTATTTTCAACACTGTTCGGGTCTGGATAGTCCCTGCCAAGTTCCTTTTTTGACGCAGTCTCGTAGTTGTCCGAGAGATAGCGTAAAAATAAAAACGCGAGCATATAGTCGCGAAAGTCATCGGCATTCATGGAGCCACGCAGATCGTCTGCGATCTTCCACAGAGTTTTGCCAAGTTCCTGCTGGTCGTTTTGAGTCATAAGATATTTCTTATTTTTGAGAGCTATCTATTCGGGAATAACTCCCGGTTGAAAGGATAATGGTTGATGAAGTCGTGAAGAATCCTCCGAAAGTGCTCTTTGTTTTCTGCGAGCATTTCCCGTGGCTCATAGAGCGAATAATTGCCGTGATTAAGAATGTTGATCAGTCGTGTGTGCAACACATCTTCCACGTCATCGTCACCCTGCCGGATACAAGCGGAAAAGTTGTCGTAGCCGTGAAAGCTGGCGGTTTTTTCCAGGATGGCTCGGAGCATATTGAAGTGATGTGTATAAAGCTCGCCACTTTGTTCAGCCTCGTACAGTCCGGCCAGTGCTGCCACATGATGAAAAAACGGCGTTTCGCCGGTATCACGGAGAGTGTACTCGTTTGACACCCGATCGCACGCTAGAAAAAACCGATCGCGCCGATTCTTCTTTCGTTTAATTTCGTTGTACAGTACGTTGAAGAATAGCGCGTGGTGAGTGGAAATTACTGTTTTAAGTTTGCTTTCTGGATTCTTCAACAATCTGGCCAGGTGTGTTGCAACGGCAACCGCATTTTGATCATCCAGCGACGATATCGGGTCATCAATATAGATATACCGAACCCAGTTATAGGGGCCATTGCCATCGTCGTCCAGTGTGAGTTGGACAATGGCAAGGAAAAAGCACCAGATGAAGATATTCTCTTCGCCGCGTGAGATCTTAATACCATCTTCGATACGATGTCCGTCACCATCCGACACTTCGCGCGAAAAGCTCACTTCCCACCTGTCGGTGTTGATACGAAAGTCAAAATCTACGTAGCGGCTGAGCAGGGGACGGATGCGGGTATCCATCTCCAATTCTTCGAGCCCGGCAAAAAATCGCGATTGGGAATTAAGACGCAAAACTCGTTCGCTGTCGTTATCCAGGTCGTTATCCCATGTGAACAGATCTTCGGTAAAAGCGTTGAAATAGAGCGTGTCACGTTTGTCCTCATCAGCAACATCTTTACCAAGATTCTTGAACGCGGTGGACAGTCGCGTTTTGCCAATGCCGTTGTAAGCGTAGAGCAGGATGAATTTCTTGTTCATCAGCTCATCACGCAGGTGTTGGGCCAGCGCAGGCAGGTCCGAGAAAGGCTGAATGCTCATATCTGTCTTCTTCGCAGCCAGGCCATACCCTTGCTCGTCAATCGATATTTCTGCAAAGGACTGCGGGGCTTGTCAGGGATGGTCATTTCCATCAAGCCCTGATCAATAGCTGTTTGCTGATAATGTTCACGAAAATGTTTCTCATCCTTCAGCCCCAGAGCGGCCATCAGTTCAGCGCGGCTCATTTCACCCTGAAGTGTCTCAAGCAGTCGACCTACTTCAGGGGTAGCTTCGGGGGTAGCTTCGGGGGTAGCTTCGGGGGTAGCTTCGGAATTTTGCTCCTCAACAAAGCCTGGATGTATGGGCAAACGGATCAAGAATGAACTGCGCTCATCATCACTTTCAAACACGGGCCCAGGTGAGCCGTTAGCTTGCATTACCCGAAGAATTTTTGGAATACCCGTAGATCGGCCTTCAGTAAGATTCAATTCTTTTAAAAATTCACCGATACGGCGATTGCGATAACGACGACTGACGGCACGGCCTGCCTGCAGGTCTTCCATGCGGATGGAACGATCTGGGCCGGGAAAGCTCAGCACCATCAGTTCTTCCGGGGTGATGCGCACCTCAACCGGTTCGCGGATCTCATAAGAACGGTGATATACTGCATTCACCACCGCCTCTTCAACGGCCGCCAGCGGAAAGTTCCAGAAACGCTCTGCCTGGGGGCGATCAGGATGTTTGATAACCGTTTCCTTCAGGTAATTGCGAGCAATGTAATCCACTGCATCGCGGGTAATATGTCCCAGCGGCCCGATAAATTCCTTTTCTTCAAAGCGGTCGCCGCCAGCACCCTCGGGAAAATACACCACGTCAATCTGGCTGGCCGGGAAAAATCGATCTGGGCGGTCATTGAAAAACAACAGTCCAACATTCTTCGGAAATGCCATCTCCACCGGACCGCCAACAATATTCATGCGCCGTCCCAACTCTTCAACACTCAATGTTGCCGATCCATCTGCCAACTCACTGCCGATTTCCTGTAGGAACTCACGTATCAGGTGCGTTGACAGATCGGCAAGACCGGCACCCTGATGGTAACGGTCGTCAAAAGGCACCGTGGCGGCCAGCGATAACAACTCACGTTCATCGGCACCTTTTGCCCGCACGGTACTGGTGTGCCTGCGCAGGTAGAAAGCCCACTCGGCATTCTTATCACCCAACCGGACACGCGCCTTATATGGGCGGGTCTCTCCACCCGGCACCCATAACACCAGAATCAACCTGCCCCGCACCTCATAGGTGGCGGTCAGTGGATGATAAGGCGGCTGGATTGCTGCATTCCCCAGGTTCAGCAGTTCCTTCTGGATACGGTCAATCTGCTCCGACAGTAAGCCCGCAGGCGGCAAGACCGGCTGACCGTTTTGTTCTTCAACACCAACCACCACATAGCCACCGCCCAGATTGTGAAAGTCATTGGCAAAGGCACAAATACTGTGCAACACCGCTTCAGGATTCCAGCCCGTCTTGTATTCCACCCGCTCGCTTTCAATGGTACGCAGATGAAGCAGGGAATTAAGGTTGATGGGGAGTTTGGTGGTCATGACAGTCCCACCTCTTCCAGCACTGGAAACAGTTGCTGCATCAGGCCTTTTTTGTGGTCTTTCAGGGCGTCGATGCGTTTGCTTTGGGCAATGATTTGGTCGTCGAGTGAGGAGAGGCAGTCAGCGATTTTTCGTTGTTCGGTGTTGGTCGGTGGAAGTGGAATCACGAATGAGCGTATTTGCGCAAAATTTAAGCCTTGGCGGTTTCCGCCTGCCTGGAAACTGTCTATCTGCCTCTGCCCACGTTCGGAAATCAGGAACTGATTAAGCAAAATGGGGTTCAATTCTTCTATCTTTGTTCGAATAATACAAACGTGTTGATTTACATTCCCACCAGCAATTTTGTCATCAGCTACGGCGCTACGACCGATGGATGCGCCGGTAATATTCAATAGGACATCGAGCATGTGAATCTCAGTGGCATCAAATGAAGAGTGGGTACTTTCATCTATAAATACCAGATCATCGAGAAAAAGTTCGCCACAGCCAACATTTTGGCTACGTATGAACGGTCGTCCAGTTGTCTTATAGTTTTTGTCCCCACCGCGTGGCGTGATGCCACTTCCAACTTTGGTTGTTATGTTATGAAGGACATGCTCTTCCCATTTTCCCCTATCCTGAAACTCAGGAAAGCGGAGGCGGGGGCGGGTTTTGCCTTCACGGGGGAAGAGCTGTTGCATCAGCCCTTTTTTGTGATCCTGCAAAGCTGCCAGCTTCCGCCCTTCTGCCGCAATCAGATCATCCAGCGAACCCAGACAGTCAGCGATTTTTTGTTGTTCGTAAAGGCCAGGGAAGAAAACATGTATTTGAGAAAAAGCCTCAAACTTTAGGTTGAGAGTATCTTTGACCAAACCTTGAGAATAGCGTCTGAACTGTCTAATTAGTTGTTTAGTCTTGAAGTAATAGGAGAAAAAACGACTATCGACTTGGTCTTTGGGGGTACAAACGGTATAGGCTGGACTTACAAGCCCCTCGTTTGTCGCCAGTGCACTCCGACCTTCCCACATCCGCATGGTGTTATATGCAATATCTCCAGCGGAAACACGTAAATACTTTGATTTATTCGCACTAGAATTGTCTTTCCGACCGGAGTTCTGCTGCAAAATCAGCCCCTCTTTTTCCGTGAGCGAGAGTAGTGGAATGTCTTCATCTCCAGTTTCCTTTCTCTCCACGAAAAGATTCCCGAGTGCATCATTATTCCACTCTCCCGCATCCCTAAACTCCGGAAACCGCAGCCTTGGCACCAGCCCTTTTTTTTGTGTCTTCTGTTTATTCATCTTCCTGCAGCTTGTCGGGATTATTAAGGGGTCTTTTTTCAGCCAAGGTCATGCTGTGTATCAGTTCATTTTGCATGGTTATTCTTCTCTGATTTTCTGCACCAGTTGCTTGCCCGCTTCTGTCAGGCGGTATTGCTGCAATCGGCTACTGGGTTTGTCCGGCCGAGTCATTTCAATCAAGCCCATATCCAGCAGACGGCGAATTTGTTTGTGCAGTTCGCCCGAAACGCTCTGGTGACCAAGTTGTCGAGCCAATGCCTGCTTGCCTGCTTCGGCCTGCGCGATCAGTAATACCAGTCTGGCAGCCAAACGTGACTCTAGCTGTGACTCTAGCTGTGACTCTAGCCGTGACTCTAGCCGCTCGGCCTCGATTGGTGACATGATGGTTGTTGCGGTCAGATCTCTACTTGTTTGCCATTGGGGTGCGGGACGACGGATGAGTGCTGTAAATTGATTGCCACTGACCTCACTTTTCAGCTCTATCTGCGGCCACTCTTCCAGCGCACGAGGGATGCCGCTGCCAACTCCCCTGTAGGGCAAAATACGAAACGCATGTTCGCTCAGAGTGGGGTTGCGTCGGTTGGTTTTGCCGTGGCGGATATCGTCAAGACTCAAGCTGTCAGGCAGGTGGCCTGGGCTGATGATCTCGATACGGTCGGTAAAGATCAGGATGCGAATAGAGGCACTGGTAAAATAGTCACGATGTACCAGTGCGTTGACCAGCAGTTCCTGCAAGGTAATTTCTGGTATTTCCAGAATGCCGGGCGAATTAAAATCCTGCTCGCCTTGCACGCGGTGCAGGTTGCGTTTGATAAAGGCCAGTGCCTCGGTGTATTGGTGCTTTAGTGTGCCGCCGATATCCAGACTGTCCAGATAACGGGTATCTGCGATGCTCGTGCCGGGGAAGGTGACGGCTTTGATAGAGCATACCGGGCGCCAACGCTGAGGGTTACGACCAAACAACAACAAACCTGATAGATTCAACTCACGACCATCGCCCAACCCCAGATTTTGCAAAATAGCGTCCAGAGGCAAGTTGATTATGCTGTTACGGTCGCCATAGTGTTGGTTTAAGTATTGTCGGAAGACGGTTTCATCCAGATCCGCACTGGTGGTGTCGGCCACGGGCACAATATCAGCGTATACCAGTCCGGCACGCTGAAACATTCTTTGTAACTCTTCACGGGCAATCAGTTGACGCTTGTCTGCCCCCTGTTTGATCCAGATACGGCCCTGATGATCGAGATAGGGCTTGGAAACACCATCGGGAATGGTAACGATGATGACCATCCCTTGCTCGGTCAGTACATTTTCCGTTAGAAAACTGATAGGTGGGCGCATGTGCTGGCTGGCGGTATTGCTCAGCATTTGGTTGGTACGGCGCACCTCGGCAGTATCCAAGCCAGCGATACTGCCATCGTCATTAACGCCAATCAGCAAGGTACCACCTCCGCTGTTGGAAAAAGCCACCAACTCAGCGGCCAGTGCGTCCGGATGGTTGATGCTGCGCTTAAACTGCTGACGACTGTATTCTCCTAAGGCGATTTGCTCCAGCAATTGCGCGATGGCGGATTTATTGCTCATAGGCACTTAGTCCCGAGATGGTGCGTCCTGCCGCCTGTTTTTTGAGCAGCGGCACCAGGTCTTCCATGAGG
It includes:
- a CDS encoding MotA/TolQ/ExbB proton channel family protein, with protein sequence MSMSLIYHKIGPAGVVLVLLSFAALYFSIKNVTLLLLINRDFRQRFSKIESGELSYSSELHRPQNPLSGIIAAVVETHATHSNDIRAEVAYLFHRNFERINRDITWLKLISVIAPLLGLLGTMLGMVAVFRELAAGAGAANAATLANGIWEALITTIMGLTVAVPTLVVFYFLSLKMKGFHIEAIEHSYRAVHLFQRNCPHARTVHEAESSSQGRCPMSGQDGKTVLQSDCPSVEAV
- a CDS encoding ExbD/TolR family protein, with amino-acid sequence MSETFSFEDEIDANIDLTPLIDTVFMLLIFFIMATSFSKPVLEVALQEAQGAVVQEREEEPLTITVTGDGRIMCNDEETSLEDFESVIAARPEGEAVVFNVDKTANFGIFVHLLDIAKKNGQTDFAIITAQEEKP
- a CDS encoding TonB family protein, translating into MSTTACASFVYGRTSRVVGLAGALTGHGGLVILALLFLSQTPAIPLPPPVEATTIALQVVAPQKKVSQPAPVEPPKPVPVSKPAVQPAKSAPIEPVKPKCAVTPPVPKPALQPLPEPAHSAVQQSSEPAPVPAPRPVTQPAQMANTGQPTAPPDTQAKQTLLSYLVAQIEKHKRYPAQARRRGIEGTVRMKVSIDSAGNLLAISVLDGADPLLAKATQSVANKIREQWKSSGSGASVSVIVPLRYSLVE
- a CDS encoding Tex family protein: MHMYANTIARELGIRTSQVKVVSALLDDGATIPFVARYRREATGSLDETQITAIRDRSADLLNLDKRRSAILASLAERDLLTKDVQQAIEAAADLTTLEDIYLPYRPKRKTRASIAKEKGLEPLATVLYGQSKQQVEVEPFVNAEKGVATVEEALEGARDIMAEWISEDASIRAGLRDLFQRRSTITSTIIKDQEEKGSKFRDYFDWQEPVTKVAGHRLLAMFRGEQEKVLSLLFRPPEADSLAFLHRYLVRSTGFAGQQVALSLEDSYKRLLAPSLENELRRNLKTQADQEAIAVFAENLRELLLAAPLGQKRTMALDPGFRTGAKLVCLGEQGELLHSTTIYPVFSGRQQEEAAQTVLQLCRQYRIEAIAIGNGTASRETEAFVRGLPLAPEVIVTMVDESGASIYSASEVARAEFPDHDITVRGAVSIGRRLQDPLAELVKLDPKVIGVGQYQHDVNQKALKQSLDDVVISCVNKVGVEVNSASRELLTYVSGLGETLAANILAHRSEHGAFTTRRQLLKVPRLGKKAFEQCAGFLRIHDGKNPLDRSGVHPERYDIVEQMAKDCGCTVAALIEQEHLRQQIDLTQYVDDEVGLPTLQDIMAELAKPGRDPRQSFTAFAFAPGIEKLEDLQEGMVLPGIVTNVTRFGAFVDVGVHQDGLVHISQLADRFVKDPAEVVKVRQQVQVRVLEVDTKRKRIALSLRNT
- a CDS encoding NAD(P)-dependent oxidoreductase; amino-acid sequence: MKPLRVLIVGVGGLGKCLVLEALERDLPVSVLVRNQEKLRDDLGEATLAKLENIHVGDGTDAQVLDKAMQDIDVVLSGRGAAPDLARELAAAVKRNGVKKLCWPGGTTNVMAEDGITPNYKELQHLGSWVEQAYALHGACIDIIRKAGINYVIFCPGRMQGTGRRSPDVQATIRINRDAGPFVSYEDAAWVLLEAATTDSYDHQLISAATPQTAP
- a CDS encoding type I restriction-modification system subunit M, yielding MTQNDQQELGKTLWKIADDLRGSMNADDFRDYMLAFLFLRYLSDNYETASKKELGRDYPDPNSVENSGRTSLSVWYEENPDDIEMFEKQMRRKAHYVIKPEYLWTSIAYLANTQNNELLNTLQAGFKYIENESFGSTFAGLFSEINLASDKLGKTYTDRNDKLCTIIKRIAEELAEFSIDTDMLGNAYEYLLDQFAAGSGKKAGEFYTPQRISDILSGIVILDSQSPETGPRHKLNNVLDFACGSGSLLLNVRRRMLAAGGTIGKIYGQEYNVTTYNLARMNMLLHGVKDTEFEIYHGNTLTNEWDWLRETNPAKKPKFDAVVANPPFSYRWQPRDEASEDMRFKNHGIAPKSAADFAFLLHGFHYLKDDGVMAIILPHGVLFRGGAEARIRRKLLEDGNIDTVIGLPANLFYSTGIPVCILVLKKCKKSDDVLFINAEKEFEKGKRQNHLNKEHIAKIIDTYKERPEEPIKRYARRVGMDEVKANDWNLNISRYVSTAEPEPEIDLTSVHQELTAIEKDILAAATKHNAFLKELGLPPLPGPQQ